In a single window of the Streptomyces sp. NBC_00094 genome:
- a CDS encoding PQQ-binding-like beta-propeller repeat protein — translation MAARTTDDTGRGRGRWPSGRRGSGRGLRRLLAAVTALCALGLVTGCSALGSSLRLVWEAPVDNGARNYGNGAWLVGETLVRSRYDAVGAFDARTGKVRWEYAPPGQEHICAVSRRTAGSVLLIARGNVMNAGCSTVAALDLMSGRERWHTPRTPGGNLTETFTDMVAVGGGVAVLRDADEMWALDDDLWTPDSRPAVSGTKALRAFDLRTGAPRWTAAVPEDCVPEQVAAGERQVVAVLACGRTELRLAAFDPVGGGLRWTASLGGRTAPAPDGQVALLSAEPPVVQNGGTTEGGQGAFLLFGEDGKAAGRIETTGGYGTIHAHAPALVTVADGRLYAGAEIRERKSYRDRVVAFDLASGSQVWLENVAVAGGLRALDVTGGRVTVLTDGGSRQDSLDELVVLDAATGEEKESIDTGSDVDRHKGELAGVRVYEDLVVAVRWGSGVRPFSAYTRD, via the coding sequence ATGGCAGCGCGCACGACCGACGACACGGGACGCGGGCGGGGGCGGTGGCCGTCGGGCCGCCGGGGATCGGGGCGCGGGCTCCGTCGCCTGCTCGCGGCCGTCACCGCGCTGTGTGCCCTCGGACTTGTCACGGGCTGCTCCGCCCTGGGGAGTTCGCTGCGCCTCGTCTGGGAGGCCCCGGTCGACAACGGCGCCAGGAACTACGGCAACGGGGCCTGGCTGGTCGGCGAGACGCTCGTCCGCAGCCGGTACGACGCGGTCGGCGCCTTCGACGCGAGGACGGGTAAGGTCCGCTGGGAGTACGCCCCGCCCGGGCAGGAGCACATCTGCGCCGTCAGCCGCCGCACGGCCGGCTCGGTCCTCCTGATCGCCCGGGGGAACGTGATGAACGCGGGCTGCTCGACGGTCGCCGCGCTCGACCTCATGAGCGGCCGCGAGCGGTGGCACACGCCCCGCACCCCCGGGGGAAATCTGACTGAGACGTTCACGGACATGGTCGCCGTCGGTGGCGGGGTCGCCGTCCTGCGGGACGCCGACGAGATGTGGGCCCTCGACGACGACCTGTGGACCCCCGACTCCCGGCCCGCCGTCTCCGGAACGAAGGCGCTGCGCGCCTTCGACCTGCGGACCGGCGCCCCGCGCTGGACGGCCGCTGTCCCCGAGGACTGTGTGCCCGAGCAGGTCGCCGCCGGGGAGCGGCAGGTCGTCGCCGTACTCGCCTGTGGCCGCACCGAACTGCGGCTGGCCGCGTTCGACCCGGTCGGCGGCGGGCTGCGGTGGACCGCTTCCCTCGGCGGGCGGACGGCGCCTGCACCGGACGGGCAGGTGGCCCTGCTGTCGGCCGAGCCGCCGGTCGTGCAGAACGGCGGGACGACGGAGGGCGGGCAGGGTGCCTTCCTCCTCTTCGGCGAGGACGGGAAGGCGGCCGGCCGGATCGAGACCACCGGCGGATACGGAACCATCCATGCGCATGCGCCGGCCCTCGTGACCGTCGCGGACGGGCGGCTCTACGCCGGCGCCGAGATCAGAGAGCGCAAGTCGTACCGGGACCGGGTGGTCGCCTTCGACCTCGCGAGCGGCAGCCAGGTCTGGCTGGAGAACGTGGCCGTCGCGGGCGGCCTGCGCGCCCTCGACGTGACCGGCGGCCGGGTGACCGTCCTCACCGACGGCGGCTCCCGGCAGGACAGCCTCGACGAACTGGTGGTGCTCGACGCCGCCACCGGTGAGGAGAAGGAGAGCATCGACACCGGCAGCGACGTGGACCGGCACAAGGGCGAACTGGCGGGCGTGCGCGTGTACGAGGACCTGGTCGTCGCCGTGCGCTGGGGCTCGGGAGTGCGCCCCTTCTCGGCGTACACGCGCGACTGA
- a CDS encoding IS5 family transposase — translation MGRGDLSHEEWARLEPHLPTNRGRGGRWRCHRRVINGILFRQRTGLPWRDLPPCFGSWKTVHDRHRRWSADGTWERILRAVQADADAEGRIDWSMVSIDSTTCRAHQHAAGASTRAPKIPGRRRSPARHRSDEALGRSRGGFTSKIHLVGEGGRRPLGFVITPGQWGDAPQMIPVLEEIRVPRQAGGRPRTRPDHVGGDKAYSSRRNRRHLRRRQIKHTIPEPRDQRANRRRRGSQGGRPTGFDKTIYRRRNEVERTINRLKNFRAIATRFDKRAYVFHGTVTVAAIRLWLRPE, via the coding sequence ATGGGGCGGGGAGATCTTTCGCATGAAGAGTGGGCTCGGCTGGAGCCGCACTTGCCGACGAATCGTGGACGGGGCGGACGCTGGCGATGCCACCGTCGGGTAATCAACGGGATTCTGTTCCGGCAGCGAACCGGCCTCCCGTGGCGGGACCTGCCTCCCTGCTTCGGTAGCTGGAAGACGGTTCACGATCGTCATCGCAGGTGGTCGGCGGACGGCACGTGGGAGAGGATTCTGCGGGCCGTCCAGGCGGACGCCGATGCCGAGGGCCGGATCGACTGGAGCATGGTCAGCATCGATTCCACGACCTGCCGCGCTCATCAGCACGCGGCTGGTGCCTCCACCCGTGCCCCGAAGATCCCGGGTCGGCGCAGGAGCCCGGCGCGGCACCGTTCCGATGAGGCCCTGGGCCGCTCACGAGGCGGGTTCACAAGCAAGATCCACCTTGTCGGAGAAGGTGGGCGCCGCCCGCTCGGGTTTGTCATCACGCCCGGCCAGTGGGGGGACGCACCGCAGATGATTCCCGTCCTGGAAGAGATCCGGGTACCCCGACAGGCTGGTGGACGACCGCGCACCCGGCCCGACCATGTCGGGGGAGATAAAGCCTATTCGTCACGCCGCAACCGGCGTCACCTGCGCAGACGCCAGATCAAGCACACGATCCCCGAGCCGAGAGACCAGCGGGCCAACCGCCGGCGCCGCGGCAGCCAGGGCGGCAGACCCACAGGGTTCGACAAGACGATCTACCGCCGCCGCAACGAGGTCGAGCGGACCATCAACCGGCTCAAGAACTTCCGAGCCATCGCCACGCGCTTCGACAAACGGGCGTACGTCTTCCATGGAACGGTCACCGTGGCGGCGATCCGCCTGTGGCTCCGTCCGGAGTGA
- a CDS encoding 2-phosphosulfolactate phosphatase, producing the protein MDARFLGITQLVEAPSVAVVVDVMRAFTVAAWAFARGAERIVLAESLDEALALKARHPDWVALKDGPAAPGFDLVNSPGLLRSADLGGRTVVQKTTAGTVGALAVKEASLVLCAGFVVAEATARLLRTSGSDGVTFVVTGEDGQADEDLACAHYIARRATEDGTDAAEFVRRAAESRAAAELAQGVRQGVHPDDVALCLEVDRFPFAMVAASEGPLMVLRPRVVPSPAT; encoded by the coding sequence ATGGACGCCCGTTTCCTTGGTATCACTCAGCTGGTCGAAGCCCCGTCCGTGGCGGTGGTCGTCGACGTCATGCGCGCTTTCACCGTGGCCGCCTGGGCCTTTGCCCGGGGAGCGGAAAGGATCGTGCTCGCCGAGTCTCTGGACGAAGCCCTGGCGCTCAAGGCTCGCCACCCGGACTGGGTGGCACTGAAGGACGGTCCGGCCGCGCCCGGGTTCGATCTGGTCAACTCGCCCGGCCTGCTGCGCTCCGCCGACCTCGGCGGACGGACCGTCGTGCAGAAGACCACGGCGGGGACGGTCGGCGCCCTGGCGGTCAAGGAGGCGTCGCTGGTGCTGTGCGCCGGCTTCGTGGTGGCGGAGGCGACGGCCCGGCTCCTGCGGACGAGCGGGAGCGACGGTGTCACGTTCGTGGTCACCGGCGAGGACGGGCAGGCCGACGAGGATCTGGCGTGTGCTCACTACATCGCCCGGAGGGCCACGGAGGACGGGACGGATGCCGCCGAGTTCGTCCGCCGCGCCGCCGAGTCGCGCGCCGCGGCCGAGTTGGCGCAGGGTGTGCGTCAAGGAGTCCATCCTGATGACGTCGCCCTCTGCCTTGAGGTCGACCGGTTCCCCTTCGCCATGGTGGCGGCCTCGGAAGGTCCGCTCATGGTCCTGCGCCCGCGCGTGGTGCCTTCGCCGGCCACCTAG
- a CDS encoding Xaa-Pro dipeptidyl-peptidase, whose product MRKRRTRGARLPYGTLVAAAAAAAALLATLVTPAGAQPEPSAPTASSLGAVHESRPVHSYADAVRESVWVDTGLDGDGDGRADRVAVDIVRPREPAAAGRKIPVIMDASPYYACCGRGNEGQRKTYDADGNPVQFPLFYDNYFVPRGYAFVAVDLAGTNRSDGCDDVGGRSDVRSAKAVVDWLNGRARGYTSRTGTTRAGATGWSTGNVGMIGKSWDGTIANGVAATGVEGLKTIVPIGAISSWYDYFHSQGAPLYNANPSWLSDYVNSPDARARCGAVQDRITEATPYSGDWTPAWSERDHVRDASKVKASVFVVHGQQDLNVRANHFGKWWDALAAHGVERKIWLSQTGHVDPFDFRRTDWVRTLHRWFDHYLLGYENGIDREPVADIERAPDRWTTDRQWPPSGTATTTLRPAPGAEPGPGTLGRTPAAPGSTATFTDDPGLGELDWAARIDAATPEKAGFVTRPLSRDLRISGSSKVTVTATPTTATAHLSAVLVDLGPDTIRDYAAAGEGITTLTDRTCWGASTPGDSACFKETRARTTVVGLTVVSRGWADLGTWADPREERPLTPGRAYTLTLDLAATDHVVPAGHRLALIVGGTDRDLLDPPSTTPTLTLDLARTRAKLPLVGGAEAFARATTGPAPAVPPLTVAPSLTGSAPPAGIVGPRLPVPGAAR is encoded by the coding sequence ATGCGAAAGCGGAGAACCCGCGGAGCCCGACTGCCGTACGGAACCCTCGTGGCCGCGGCCGCGGCCGCCGCCGCCCTGCTCGCGACCCTGGTCACTCCGGCGGGCGCGCAGCCGGAGCCGTCCGCGCCCACCGCGTCCTCCCTGGGCGCCGTACACGAGTCACGGCCCGTCCACTCCTACGCCGACGCCGTCCGTGAGTCCGTCTGGGTCGACACCGGACTCGACGGCGACGGGGACGGGCGCGCCGACCGGGTCGCCGTCGACATCGTCCGCCCCCGGGAGCCCGCCGCGGCAGGCCGCAAGATCCCCGTCATCATGGACGCCAGCCCGTACTACGCCTGTTGCGGACGGGGCAACGAAGGTCAGAGGAAGACGTACGACGCCGACGGGAACCCGGTGCAGTTCCCGCTCTTCTACGACAACTACTTCGTCCCGCGCGGCTACGCCTTCGTCGCCGTCGACCTCGCCGGCACCAACCGCTCCGACGGCTGCGACGACGTCGGAGGCCGCTCCGACGTGCGGTCAGCCAAGGCCGTCGTCGACTGGCTGAACGGCCGCGCCCGCGGATACACCAGCCGCACCGGCACGACCCGGGCCGGGGCCACGGGCTGGAGCACCGGCAACGTCGGCATGATCGGCAAGAGCTGGGACGGCACCATCGCCAACGGCGTGGCCGCCACCGGCGTGGAGGGGCTGAAGACGATCGTCCCGATCGGCGCCATCTCCTCCTGGTACGACTACTTCCACTCCCAGGGCGCCCCGCTCTACAACGCCAACCCGAGCTGGCTCTCCGACTACGTGAACAGCCCCGACGCCAGGGCCCGCTGCGGCGCCGTCCAGGACCGGATCACCGAGGCCACCCCGTACAGCGGCGACTGGACCCCGGCCTGGAGCGAGCGCGACCACGTGCGGGACGCCTCGAAGGTGAAGGCCAGCGTCTTCGTCGTCCACGGACAGCAGGACCTCAACGTCCGCGCCAACCATTTCGGGAAATGGTGGGACGCGCTCGCCGCCCACGGCGTCGAACGCAAGATCTGGCTCTCCCAGACCGGCCACGTCGACCCCTTCGACTTCCGGCGCACCGACTGGGTCCGCACCCTGCACCGCTGGTTCGACCACTACCTCCTCGGCTACGAGAACGGCATCGACCGCGAGCCGGTCGCCGACATCGAACGCGCCCCGGACCGCTGGACCACCGACCGGCAGTGGCCGCCGAGCGGCACCGCGACCACCACCCTGCGCCCCGCGCCCGGTGCCGAGCCCGGCCCCGGCACCCTCGGCCGGACGCCCGCCGCCCCCGGATCCACCGCGACCTTCACCGACGACCCGGGTCTGGGCGAACTGGACTGGGCCGCCCGGATCGACGCCGCGACCCCCGAGAAGGCCGGGTTCGTCACTCGCCCGCTCTCCCGCGACCTGCGGATCTCCGGCTCCTCGAAGGTGACCGTCACCGCCACCCCGACCACCGCCACCGCGCACCTCTCCGCCGTCCTCGTCGACCTCGGTCCCGACACGATCCGCGACTACGCGGCGGCGGGGGAGGGCATCACCACGCTGACCGACCGCACCTGCTGGGGCGCGAGCACCCCCGGCGACAGCGCCTGCTTCAAGGAGACCCGGGCCCGCACCACGGTCGTCGGCCTCACGGTCGTCAGCCGCGGCTGGGCCGACCTCGGCACCTGGGCGGACCCCCGCGAGGAGCGTCCGCTGACCCCTGGCAGGGCGTACACCCTCACCCTGGACCTCGCCGCCACCGACCACGTCGTCCCGGCCGGCCACCGTCTCGCCCTGATCGTCGGCGGCACCGACAGGGACCTGCTCGACCCCCCGTCGACCACACCGACCCTCACCCTCGACCTCGCCCGTACCCGGGCGAAGCTGCCCCTGGTGGGCGGCGCGGAGGCGTTCGCCCGCGCCACCACGGGACCTGCCCCGGCGGTACCCCCGCTCACCGTCGCCCCGTCCCTGACCGGCTCCGCACCGCCGGCCGGGATCGTCGGGCCGCGCCTCCCCGTACCGGGGGCCGCCCGATGA